One part of the Sphingopyxis sp. PAMC25046 genome encodes these proteins:
- a CDS encoding efflux RND transporter periplasmic adaptor subunit, which produces MITKDKRLLGTVAGAMILAAVTGFGVARCTADPAAAPAAEGEKEAASEALPSSLAITPEAIKAAEIGVETIGAGGLGSEIISQATVTAAPSGEAIVTARAGGAVTRLFKRLGDPVSAGETIAIVQSRDAAQIAAERIAADARSTLAQKNLHREKTLFDQKVSARVDYEQAQAEAAAAAAEAQRARAAASAAQVTRDGSSVIVASPISGRITAENASLGAFVQPETELFRVADPSKVQIEAAVGPADAQRLSPGDRAIIELPDGRTIDARVRAVTPGLSGDTRSATAVLDVPGALQPGLAVRVRLLPSRGAETGGPARIVIADEALQTLEGRDVVFVRTKDGFRAQQVTVGQRSAGRVEILAGLKPGQIVATKNAFLLKAELGKGAGEEE; this is translated from the coding sequence ATGATCACCAAGGACAAGCGTCTCCTCGGCACTGTCGCGGGCGCCATGATACTCGCTGCCGTCACGGGCTTCGGCGTTGCACGCTGCACCGCCGACCCGGCCGCCGCGCCGGCTGCCGAAGGCGAAAAGGAAGCGGCGAGCGAAGCCCTTCCGAGCAGCCTCGCCATCACGCCCGAAGCGATCAAGGCCGCCGAGATCGGCGTCGAGACGATCGGCGCCGGCGGACTCGGTTCGGAAATCATCTCGCAAGCGACCGTTACCGCCGCGCCGAGCGGCGAGGCGATCGTCACCGCCCGCGCGGGCGGCGCGGTCACCCGTCTCTTCAAGCGGCTCGGCGATCCGGTCAGCGCCGGTGAGACGATCGCGATCGTGCAAAGCCGCGACGCCGCCCAGATTGCGGCCGAACGGATTGCCGCCGATGCGCGCTCGACGCTCGCGCAGAAAAATCTCCACCGCGAGAAGACCCTGTTCGACCAGAAGGTGTCGGCGCGCGTCGACTATGAGCAGGCGCAAGCCGAAGCCGCGGCCGCCGCGGCCGAAGCGCAGCGCGCGCGTGCCGCAGCGAGCGCCGCGCAGGTCACGCGCGATGGCAGCAGCGTCATCGTGGCAAGCCCGATCTCGGGACGGATCACGGCCGAGAACGCCAGCCTTGGCGCCTTCGTTCAGCCCGAAACCGAATTGTTCCGCGTTGCCGATCCCAGCAAGGTGCAGATCGAGGCCGCCGTCGGTCCGGCCGATGCCCAGCGGCTCTCGCCCGGAGACCGTGCGATCATCGAACTTCCCGACGGACGGACGATCGATGCCCGCGTGCGCGCCGTCACGCCCGGCCTGTCGGGCGACACGCGCTCGGCAACCGCCGTGCTCGACGTACCCGGGGCGCTCCAGCCGGGCTTGGCGGTCCGGGTGCGGCTGCTTCCGAGCCGCGGCGCCGAAACCGGTGGGCCGGCCCGTATCGTGATCGCGGACGAAGCCCTCCAGACGCTCGAAGGCCGCGACGTGGTGTTCGTCCGCACGAAGGACGGCTTCCGCGCGCAGCAGGTGACCGTCGGCCAGCGCAGCGCGGGCCGTGTCGAAATCCTCGCCGGGCTGAAGCCGGGCCAGATCGTCGCGACCAAGAACGCATTCCTGCTCAAGGCCGAACTCGGCAAGGGCGCGGGCGAGGAGGAATAA